DNA from Microvirga ossetica:
TCACTACGTTCCTGATGCCGTTCTGCATCCTGGCCTCGTGGGACTCGATCGAGACCCGGATCAAGGAATATTTCGTCGCTTTCCTTGTCCTCGAAACCACGATGATCGGCGTGTTCTGCGCCCTCGATCTCGTGCTGTTCTACCTGTTCTTCGAGGCGGGCCTCATTCCGATGTTCCTCATCATAGGCATCTGGGGCGGCAAGCGGCGCATCTATGCGAGCTTCAAGTTCTTCCTCTACACGCTGCTCGGCTCCGTCCTGATGCTCCTGGCCATCATGGCCATGTACTGGACCGCGGGCACGACGGACATTCCGACCCTCCTGGGCTACAAGTTCGCGCCGAACCTGCAGATCTGGCTGTGGCTTGCCTTCTTCGCCTCGTTCGCGGTGAAGATGCCCATGTGGCCGGTTCACACCTGGCTTCCGGACGCGCACGTGGAAGCGCCGACGGCAGGCTCCGTGATCCTGGCGGGCGTGCTGCTGAAGATGGGCGGCTACGGCTTCATCCGAGTGTCGCTGCCCATGTTCCCGGATGCGTCACTCTATTTCGCGCCGCTGGTCTATGCGCTCTCCGTCATCGCGATCATCTACACCTCGCTGGTCGCCCTGATGCAGGAGGACATCAAGAAGCTCATCGCCTATTCCTCGGTAGCGCATATGGGCTTCGTCACCATGGGCCTGTTCAGCATGAACGAGCAGGGCATCCAGGGCGCCATGTTCACCATGATCTCGCACGGTCTGGTCTCCGGTGCGCTCTTCCTCAGCGTCGGCGTGATCTACGACCGAATGCATACCCGCGAGATCAAGGCCTATGGTGGCCTCGTGAACCGGATGCCGCTTT
Protein-coding regions in this window:
- a CDS encoding NADH-quinone oxidoreductase subunit M, with the protein product MLGFGILSGLLILPLVGAAFILTLRGDSEAARSNARWAALATTIATFLLSLVAWARFDIASASFQLVESHSWLTETIRFKLGVDGFSIPLILLTTFLMPFCILASWDSIETRIKEYFVAFLVLETTMIGVFCALDLVLFYLFFEAGLIPMFLIIGIWGGKRRIYASFKFFLYTLLGSVLMLLAIMAMYWTAGTTDIPTLLGYKFAPNLQIWLWLAFFASFAVKMPMWPVHTWLPDAHVEAPTAGSVILAGVLLKMGGYGFIRVSLPMFPDASLYFAPLVYALSVIAIIYTSLVALMQEDIKKLIAYSSVAHMGFVTMGLFSMNEQGIQGAMFTMISHGLVSGALFLSVGVIYDRMHTREIKAYGGLVNRMPLYAVVFLILTMANVALPGTSGFIGEFLTLMGAFRSNTWVAFFAASGVILSAAYALWLYRRVVYGELDKPALQTITDLNRREIITFAPLILLIIYYGIQPGPILDAFAAPTDALMNSVQAALATVKTAALAAH